TGGTGAGCACCGACGGCACCGTGTCGGACATCAAGTACATTCTTACCACCACCGGCCACCTCAGCAAGGGCGACGTCTTCATCAACACTGCCTCCATGCCCATCAACGAGAAAGGCAAAACCAACATGGTGAAAGTGAGCGTGGCGTAGCGGTGAGTTGGTGAAGTGATGAGTAGTGAAGCGGTTAAATGGTGAGTGGAGACTGTCCTGCTGAGCGCAGCTGAAGCATCCTGCGTGCTGACGTTAGAGGCTACCTGTCATGCTGAGCTTGCCGAAGCATCTCTACCGCTTCGTTGCAGTCATCAATAGTTACCCTCGGTAGAGATGCTTCGGCAAGCTCAGCATGACGGTCTTCATTCACTTAATCATTTACAACGCAAAAAGGCCCTGAACTCACGTTCAGGGCCTTTTTATGTATTTGAGAGCAGAGCGCCGATTCGCTGCTTAGGCAGCCAGCGACTTCACGAACTTCGCCAGCTTCGACTTGTTGTTGGCGGCTTTGTTCTTGTGAATGATGTTCTTCTTGGCCAGGCGGTCCAGCATCGACGATACTTTCTTCAGCAGCTCCTGCGCCGCCGTA
This region of Hymenobacter sp. YIM 151500-1 genomic DNA includes:
- the rpsT gene encoding 30S ribosomal protein S20; translation: MANHKSALKRIRSNEAKRVLNRYQAKSTRTAIKKLRATTDATAAQELLKKVSSMLDRLAKKNIIHKNKAANNKSKLAKFVKSLAA